DNA from Fervidobacterium gondwanense DSM 13020:
ACTTATCGTTTTCATCGTTCCACCTGAAATTGGGATTGAAGAACTGAAGAAGGCTTACGGTACCGGATTTAGAAAATTCTGGTTCCAACCCGGAGCCGAATCACCAGAAATTCTTGAGTACGCAAAAACGTTGAATGATGCTGAATTCTCATTCATTAAATGCATAATGGTTCAAACAAATTGGTAATCTATGGTTATCGAATATTTTCTTAAGGGGTGTATAACTTGACAGAAATTCTTGAAAAGGTTCAAAAAGTTTTTGCTAATATCAAAGTATCAGAATTTATGACGAAGGACGTCGTGTATGTGAAACCAGATAGAACGGTAGCTCAGGTAAAAGAGATCCTGCGACTAAAGAGGATTTCAGGTGTCCCAGTTGTGGACGATGAAG
Protein-coding regions in this window:
- a CDS encoding CoA-binding protein; the encoded protein is MDLRQIKKIAIIGATTNPEKFGNIVLKDLLKKGYDVLPVSPRYDFIEGLKVYKSVEELPVDTELIVFIVPPEIGIEELKKAYGTGFRKFWFQPGAESPEILEYAKTLNDAEFSFIKCIMVQTNW